One genomic window of Cyprinus carpio isolate SPL01 chromosome B8, ASM1834038v1, whole genome shotgun sequence includes the following:
- the LOC109073532 gene encoding globoside alpha-1,3-N-acetylgalactosaminyltransferase 1-like produces FLSFTLKSLTSCKYINIPGTILVRQNVLIVVFFGIVLCGLIYLNHIQCSCKQHITEQGIIKTRWKQKIVGLRSLPGLLYNQPSVLGGRTDVGSVSPWSAPIIWEGNFDSTLIDFIYKQKNLTIATTVFALGKYTRFVKDFLESAEQHYFVGFRVHYYLFTDQPESVPEVKMGENRGLIVQKVPSLNRWQDISMSRMEKLEKLIENELVNEADYIFCLDIDAKFYGRWGAETLGRLVGVIHPWLFNVPRSQFTYERRPESKAYIPVEEGDYYYAGAAFGGSLEDVHHLTKTCREQLQIDAANSIEAVWQEESHLNKYFLLNKPSKLLSPEYMWWDVNEKAAQIKIVRLTNVPKNYADVRPNP; encoded by the exons TTCCTCTCATTTACTCTTAAGTCTCTAACTTCATGTAAGTACATTAATATTCCAGGAACAATTTTGGTCCGTCAGAATGTTCTCATCGTTGTGTTCTTTGGGATAGTATTATGTGG GCTCATTTACCTGAACCATATCCAGTGCAG ctGCAAACAGCATATAACTGAACAAGGCATCATCAA GACGAGATGGAAGCAAAAGATCGTTGGATTGCGCTCATTACCAGG GTTGTTATACAACCAGCCGAGTGTGTTGGGAGG tcGGACAGATGTTGGTTCTGTGTCACCATGGTCAGCTCCAATCATTTGGGAGGGAAACTTTGACTCCACACTGATCGACTTtatctacaaacaaaaaaatctcaccATAGCAACTACTGTCTTCGCTTTGGGAAA ATACACACGTTTTGTCAAAGATTTTCTGGAGTCAGCAGAGCAACATTATTTTGTTGGATTTCGAGTACATTACTACTTGTTTACAGATCAACCAGAATCAGTTCCTGAAGTGAAGATGGGTGAAAACCGTGGTTTGATAGTTCAAAAGGTTCCGAGTCTGAACCGATGGCAGGACATCAGCATGAGCAGGATGGAAAAACTGGAAAAACTCATAGAGAATGAACTAGTCAATGAGGCAGACTATATTTTCTGCCTTGACATAGATGCAAAGTTCTATGGCCGGTGGGGTGCGGAGACTTTGGGTCGTCTGGTAGGTGTGATACATCCTTGGCTCTTTAATGTTCCAAGGAGTCAATTCACATATGAGCGCAGACCAGAATCTAAAGCATACATTCCCGTGGAGGAAGGTGATTATTATTACGCTGGTGCTGCATTTGGTGGCTCATTGGAGGATGTACATCATCTCACAAAAACCTGCAGAGAGCAGCTGCAAATTGATGCTGCAAACTCCATTGAGGCGGTATGGCAAGAGGAGTCTCACTTGAACAAGTATTTCCTTTTGAACAAACCTAGTAAACTGCTCTCTCCTGAATATATGTGGTGGGACGTCAATGAAAAAGCAGCCCAAATAAAAATAGTTCGCTTGACTAatgtacctaaaaactatgctGATGTTCGTCCAAACCCATAG